A stretch of DNA from Methanobrevibacter sp.:
ATCTTAAGCTTTGGAGGTGAAACAAGATAAATTGTAACGTTTTTGTATAATCCTAATGCGTTTGATAGGGAGTGAACTGTACGGCCATATTTCAAATCACCAATCAGAGCTATTTTTAAGTTGTCAATCTCTCCGATTTCCTTTCTGATGGTGTATAAATCAAGAAGTGTCTGTGTCGGATGTTGACCTGCACCGTCGCCTGCATTAATAACCGGGACGTCCACAATATCTGATATGAATTTTGATACTCCTTCAAGTTCGTGCCTGATTACAAGTGCATCGCAATATCCTTCAAACATTTTAGCGGTATCTGCAATACTTTCACCTTTTGAAACAGAACTTGATCCACTATTTTCAAATCCTATTCCTTCTCCGCCCAAACGTTTAATTGCGGTTTCAAATGACATTCTTGTTCTTGTAGAAGGTTCAAAAAACATCAAACCTAAAATTTTTCCCTTAAGTTCCTCGGATATTTCCCTGGATTTGGCAATGTCCTCTAACTTTGCCGCTTCATCAAGGATGTAATCGACATCTTCCCTTTCAAAGTCTTTTATTGAAATAATATTTTTCAGTTCAAAAATTTTAACCAACCCTTTAAATAATTCTTTCGATAGGCATTACCAGTATGTCTTTTGCACCTGCATTTCTTAAATCATTAACCAGTTCAAAAACCTGTTTTTCATCAATTACTGCCTGAACAGCAACAGTTTTTTCATTAGACAATACTTCTGATATTGTTAAACCACCCATTGAAGGCATTACTTCTTTAACTTTATCCAAATCACTGGTTTTAACGTTCATTGTAACAAGTTTTTTACGGTCAGCATCCAATACACCCTTAATGCTTGTACTTACAGCTTCAATTAAATATTTCTTTGATTTAATACTTTCTTCATTTGCAATAAGCTTTATGCTACTTTCAAGTATCACGTCTATTATTTCAAGATGATTCATTTTAAGTGTTGTACCTGTACTTGTTAGGTCTGTTATCAGGTCCGCAATACCTATAAATGGAGCGGCTTCTGTAGATCCGCTTAATTTAACAATCTTTAAATCCAAACCTTTTCCTTCCAAATATTTTTTTGTCAAAACAGGAAATTCTGTAGCTACTTTCATATCCTGTGTTATTTCATCTACGGATTTGATGTTTGATTCTTCAGGAGCTGCGAGAACCAGTTTTGTCTGACCGAACCTTAAATCAAGCAGTTCAACTACTTCTGATTCACTTTCCTGAATTAAATCGACACCTGTTATTCCCATATCTGCAACACCATCATTGACGAATTCAGGAATATCTGATGCTCTTGCAAACATTACTTCTATATTTTCATTAAAAGTCTTTGAAATTAATTTCCGATTGTTTTTATCAATTAATCCTAAACCGGCTTTTTCTAAAATGTTTATTGATGGTTCACTTATTCTCCCTTTGGAAGGAATGGCAATTTTTATTTTCATCGTATCTTCTCAATATTTTTTTCTATATATATTTTTAAATCTTTTAATTAAATACTTTGTCTAATATGATTGATTATTTATCGTTTTATCCTTGAATTTTGCAAAATATTTAAATATTAAGTTATGTAATATGTTATTTAGCTTATTATTAATTTTTGTTAATAATAAGTTTTTTATAAACTATTGTGAGGTGAAAAACATGTCTGAAATACCAAAAGCTCCTATCGCAAGAATCATTAAAGAATCTGGTGCTGAAAGAGTTAGCGAAGATGCAAAAGCTGAATTAGCTGCATACTTAGAAGAAGTTGCTCGTGATGTTGCTAAAGAAGCTAACCAAGTTGCTAAAATCGCAAAACGTAAAACTATTAAAGCTGAAGATATTAAATTAGCTATTAAAAA
This window harbors:
- the pyrB gene encoding aspartate carbamoyltransferase, producing the protein MVKIFELKNIISIKDFEREDVDYILDEAAKLEDIAKSREISEELKGKILGLMFFEPSTRTRMSFETAIKRLGGEGIGFENSGSSSVSKGESIADTAKMFEGYCDALVIRHELEGVSKFISDIVDVPVINAGDGAGQHPTQTLLDLYTIRKEIGEIDNLKIALIGDLKYGRTVHSLSNALGLYKNVTIYLVSPPKLKMPQEVLHDINKTNVTWIEVDSIEKIIDDVDVLYVTRIQKERFGDINDYLKIKGAYIINKKMLEGKDLIVMHPLPRIDEISTDVDDTKYNKYFTQAANAVPVRMAILKTLIKNNPK
- the hisG gene encoding ATP phosphoribosyltransferase codes for the protein MKIKIAIPSKGRISEPSINILEKAGLGLIDKNNRKLISKTFNENIEVMFARASDIPEFVNDGVADMGITGVDLIQESESEVVELLDLRFGQTKLVLAAPEESNIKSVDEITQDMKVATEFPVLTKKYLEGKGLDLKIVKLSGSTEAAPFIGIADLITDLTSTGTTLKMNHLEIIDVILESSIKLIANEESIKSKKYLIEAVSTSIKGVLDADRKKLVTMNVKTSDLDKVKEVMPSMGGLTISEVLSNEKTVAVQAVIDEKQVFELVNDLRNAGAKDILVMPIERII
- a CDS encoding histone family protein, which produces MSEIPKAPIARIIKESGAERVSEDAKAELAAYLEEVARDVAKEANQVAKIAKRKTIKAEDIKLAIKNL